A single genomic interval of Granulicella tundricola MP5ACTX9 harbors:
- a CDS encoding inorganic diphosphatase, protein MPNYMELPVGPKSPEVINVVIEIPQEGVNKYEYDKDLHVFRLDRNLYSPVHYPGDYGFIPSTLGDDGDPLDVLVLVDSPSFSGCVMEVRPIGLLEMMDQGLGDEKVLCVGMGNPRYKDVWNYSEIYPHMLKEITHFFAIYKDLEGKRVEVKGWRDAAFARNKVTEAQARWIEHQKNPEAKPVPKD, encoded by the coding sequence ATGCCAAATTACATGGAGTTGCCGGTCGGGCCGAAGTCCCCTGAAGTGATCAATGTGGTCATTGAGATACCGCAGGAGGGCGTAAACAAGTACGAGTATGACAAGGATCTGCACGTATTCCGGCTGGACCGCAATCTCTACTCGCCCGTGCATTATCCGGGGGATTATGGGTTTATTCCGAGCACGCTGGGCGATGACGGCGATCCGCTGGACGTGCTGGTGCTGGTGGATAGCCCGAGCTTTTCCGGTTGCGTGATGGAGGTTCGTCCGATCGGGCTGCTGGAGATGATGGACCAGGGCCTGGGCGATGAGAAGGTGCTATGCGTCGGGATGGGCAATCCGCGGTACAAGGACGTCTGGAACTACAGCGAGATCTATCCGCACATGCTGAAGGAGATCACGCACTTCTTTGCGATCTACAAGGATCTTGAGGGAAAGCGCGTTGAGGTCAAGGGCTGGCGGGATGCTGCGTTCGCACGGAACAAGGTGACGGAGGCGCAGGCTCGGTGGATTGAGCACCAGAAGAATCCTGAGGCTAAGCCGGTGCCTAAGGACTAG
- the purS gene encoding phosphoribosylformylglycinamidine synthase subunit PurS, which yields MKAHVYVTLKRTVLDAQGQTVADALRRMNYKGVADVRQGKYFLLTLDATAAADPTAAEAEVNRIAREILVNPVIEEYSFRLEP from the coding sequence ATGAAAGCCCATGTCTACGTCACCCTCAAGCGGACCGTCCTCGATGCCCAGGGACAAACCGTCGCCGACGCCCTCCGCCGCATGAACTACAAAGGCGTCGCAGACGTCCGCCAGGGAAAGTACTTCCTGCTCACCCTCGACGCCACCGCAGCAGCCGATCCCACCGCAGCCGAAGCCGAAGTCAACCGCATCGCCCGCGAGATCCTCGTCAACCCCGTGATCGAGGAATACTCCTTCCGCCTCGAGCCCTAA
- a CDS encoding outer membrane protein, giving the protein MICNILRRLATTTFAATAFLASASLLQAQSFATAARTVSISAFAGASRVNTDYGSTNAGYLFGADFTRHYHLVDPSLEVRATIAPGSSIGEKTFSGGLRLQKRFHRFQPYADLLAGAGSITFNHPTVVNGIPYASDNSFIYVFGGGMDYYVTRNFAVKADYNQQLWRLGQNLNRLTPSALTIGIVYRIPFHPYNR; this is encoded by the coding sequence ATGATCTGCAACATCCTCCGCCGTCTCGCCACCACGACCTTCGCCGCGACCGCCTTCCTGGCCTCCGCCTCCCTGCTCCAGGCCCAATCCTTCGCCACCGCCGCCCGCACCGTGAGCATCTCCGCCTTCGCCGGCGCCTCCCGCGTCAATACCGACTACGGCAGCACCAACGCCGGCTACCTCTTCGGCGCAGACTTCACCCGCCATTACCACCTCGTCGACCCATCCCTCGAGGTCCGCGCCACCATCGCGCCCGGCAGCAGCATCGGCGAAAAAACCTTCTCCGGCGGCCTCCGCCTCCAGAAGCGCTTCCACCGCTTCCAGCCCTACGCCGACCTCCTCGCAGGCGCGGGCTCCATCACGTTCAACCACCCTACTGTCGTCAACGGCATCCCCTATGCCTCAGACAACTCCTTCATCTACGTCTTCGGAGGCGGCATGGACTACTACGTCACCCGCAACTTCGCCGTCAAAGCCGACTACAACCAGCAACTCTGGCGCCTCGGCCAGAACCTCAACCGCCTAACCCCCTCCGCCCTCACCATCGGCATCGTCTACCGCATCCCCTTCCACCCCTACAACAGGTAG